One window of the Oceanicaulis sp. genome contains the following:
- a CDS encoding F0F1 ATP synthase subunit delta gives MTTQTDAITGETGERYARALFELAEEAGELQAVESDVDALQAAIGESADLRRALASPVYKTVEKAAALNALAGSLGLHTMTGRFLGVVANNGRSAELPKILRAFKALAAKKRGSATAEIVTADALTQAQLKELTTALKTALGRDVEVRTEVREDIIGGLIVKVGSRMFDSSLKTKLEGLRKTMKEA, from the coding sequence GTGACCACGCAGACTGATGCGATCACGGGCGAGACGGGCGAGCGTTATGCGCGCGCCCTGTTCGAGCTGGCTGAAGAGGCCGGCGAGCTTCAGGCCGTCGAGTCCGATGTCGACGCGCTGCAGGCCGCGATCGGCGAGAGCGCCGATCTGCGCCGCGCGCTTGCGAGCCCGGTCTACAAGACCGTCGAGAAGGCCGCCGCGCTGAACGCGCTGGCCGGCTCGCTCGGGCTCCACACCATGACCGGCCGGTTCCTCGGCGTGGTCGCGAACAACGGGCGCTCTGCGGAGCTGCCGAAGATCCTGCGCGCCTTCAAGGCGCTCGCGGCGAAGAAGCGCGGCTCGGCGACTGCCGAGATCGTGACCGCCGACGCGCTGACCCAGGCTCAGCTCAAGGAGCTGACCACCGCGCTGAAGACCGCGCTGGGCCGCGACGTGGAAGTGCGCACCGAGGTGCGTGAAGACATAATCGGCGGGCTGATCGTCAAGGTCGGCTCGCGCATGTTCGACTCCTCCCTCAAGACCAAGCTTGAGGGGCTGCGCAAAACGATGAAAGAGGCGTAG
- a CDS encoding RNA pyrophosphohydrolase, producing MSAPDYPEHRPNVGVVLFNTQGLVWIGKRYASSGPWTWQFPQGGVDPGEDIETAALRELYEETGATEDLVEPLGAIEDWLVYDFPPDVLAQRKKNRWKGQKQRWFAYRFIGTDAAFDLRAVPPQEFETFRWERLERVPQLIIPWKRAVYEQVADAFAPFAAG from the coding sequence ATGAGCGCTCCGGACTATCCCGAGCACCGGCCGAACGTCGGCGTGGTGCTGTTCAACACCCAGGGGCTGGTCTGGATCGGCAAGCGCTATGCGAGCTCCGGCCCCTGGACCTGGCAGTTTCCCCAGGGCGGCGTGGATCCCGGCGAGGATATCGAAACCGCCGCGCTGCGCGAGCTTTACGAAGAGACCGGGGCGACCGAAGACCTCGTCGAGCCGCTGGGCGCGATCGAGGACTGGCTGGTCTACGACTTTCCCCCCGACGTGCTCGCCCAGCGCAAGAAGAACCGCTGGAAGGGCCAGAAGCAGCGCTGGTTCGCCTATCGCTTCATCGGCACCGACGCCGCCTTCGACCTGCGCGCCGTGCCGCCCCAGGAATTCGAGACCTTCCGCTGGGAGCGGCTCGAGAGGGTCCCGCAGCTGATCATCCCCTGGAAGCGCGCGGTCTATGAACAGGTCGCAGACGCCTTCGCCCCGTTCGCGGCCGGCTGA
- a CDS encoding 50S ribosomal protein L21, which yields MYAVIKTGGKQYRVAPGDVLRVEKLEAEAGDVVSFDEVLMLGGDGDATVGSPLVDGAAVTCEVLDVRKDKKVLVFKKRRRQNYRRKKGHRQWISVLSVSEILKPGEKSKLSGKAKAAKTADAPKADEKKAAPKKEAPKAEAKKEAPKKAAAKAKSDDLTQLTGVGPAFATKLNDAGVTSFDQIAKWDDVEIERLDGEISGLKTKAEKGDWVAEAKKLAGE from the coding sequence ATGTACGCGGTGATCAAAACCGGCGGCAAACAGTATCGCGTCGCGCCCGGCGACGTGCTGCGCGTCGAGAAGCTCGAAGCCGAAGCCGGCGACGTCGTCAGCTTCGACGAGGTCCTGATGCTCGGCGGCGACGGCGACGCGACGGTGGGCTCGCCCCTCGTCGACGGCGCTGCGGTGACGTGTGAAGTGCTGGACGTGCGCAAGGACAAGAAGGTCCTCGTCTTCAAGAAGCGCCGCCGCCAGAACTATCGCCGCAAGAAGGGCCACCGCCAGTGGATCTCCGTGCTGTCGGTCTCTGAAATCCTGAAGCCGGGCGAGAAGTCCAAGCTCTCGGGCAAGGCGAAGGCGGCCAAGACCGCCGACGCGCCGAAGGCCGACGAGAAGAAGGCCGCCCCGAAGAAAGAGGCGCCCAAAGCCGAGGCCAAGAAAGAGGCGCCGAAAAAGGCCGCCGCCAAGGCCAAGAGCGACGACCTCACCCAGCTGACCGGCGTGGGCCCCGCCTTCGCCACCAAGCTGAACGACGCCGGCGTGACGAGCTTTGATCAGATCGCCAAGTGGGACGACGTCGAGATCGAGCGCCTGGACGGCGAGATCTCCGGTCTGAAGACCAAAGCCGAAAAGGGCGACTGGGTCGCCGAAGCCAAGAAGCTCGCCGGCGAGTAA
- the obgE gene encoding GTPase ObgE, with protein MKFLDQAKVFVKSGHGGQGCVSFRREAYVEYGGPDGGDGGEGGDVIAVAVEGLNTLIDYRYKQHFKAERGVHGSGRNRTGRDGEDAVLEVPVGTQILDEDQETVLADLTEVGQTALLARGGRGGKGNAHFKTSRNQAPRKSQPGEEGEERWVWLRLKLIADAGLIGLPNAGKSTLLSAASRAHPKIAAYPFTTLHPHLGVVEMGDANRFILADIPGLIEGAHEGAGIGDRFLGHIERCALLVHLIDAAGEDPLDAYRVVRSELEAYGAGLADKPEIVALNKTDAADPETVDQLAAELAGLTGKEVYRVSGATGDGVKPLLGRIWQAVEARRAKEAEAKAEAEKAARGETGWAP; from the coding sequence ATGAAGTTCCTCGATCAAGCCAAAGTCTTCGTCAAATCCGGCCATGGCGGGCAGGGGTGCGTCTCCTTCCGGCGCGAGGCCTATGTCGAATACGGCGGGCCGGACGGCGGCGACGGCGGCGAGGGCGGCGACGTGATCGCCGTGGCGGTGGAGGGGCTGAACACGCTGATCGACTACCGCTACAAGCAGCACTTTAAGGCCGAGCGCGGGGTTCACGGCTCGGGCCGTAACCGCACCGGACGGGACGGCGAGGACGCGGTGCTCGAAGTGCCTGTGGGCACCCAGATCCTGGACGAGGATCAGGAGACGGTTCTTGCCGACCTCACCGAGGTGGGCCAGACCGCCCTGCTCGCCCGCGGCGGGCGCGGCGGCAAGGGCAACGCCCATTTCAAGACCTCGCGCAACCAGGCGCCGCGCAAGTCCCAGCCCGGCGAAGAGGGCGAGGAGCGCTGGGTCTGGCTGCGCCTGAAGCTGATCGCCGACGCCGGCCTGATCGGTCTGCCGAACGCGGGCAAGTCGACGCTTCTGAGCGCGGCGAGCCGGGCGCATCCGAAGATCGCGGCCTATCCGTTCACTACGCTTCACCCCCATCTGGGCGTGGTGGAGATGGGCGATGCGAATCGCTTCATCCTGGCCGACATTCCCGGCCTCATCGAAGGCGCGCACGAGGGCGCAGGGATCGGCGACCGGTTCCTGGGTCATATCGAGCGCTGCGCGCTTCTGGTCCATCTCATCGACGCGGCCGGCGAGGATCCGCTGGACGCCTACCGCGTGGTCCGGTCTGAACTCGAAGCCTACGGGGCGGGGCTCGCCGACAAGCCCGAGATCGTGGCGCTGAACAAGACCGACGCCGCCGATCCCGAAACCGTCGACCAGCTCGCCGCCGAACTCGCCGGGCTGACCGGGAAAGAGGTCTACCGCGTGTCCGGTGCGACGGGTGACGGGGTGAAACCGCTTCTGGGCCGGATCTGGCAGGCGGTCGAAGCGCGCCGCGCAAAGGAAGCCGAAGCCAAGGCCGAGGCCGAGAAAGCCGCGCGCGGCGAGACGGGCTGGGCGCCTTGA
- the rsfS gene encoding ribosome silencing factor yields the protein MTDESAGSIGTEALEELVLTVLDDDKAEDVVSIDLQGKSSVTDVMVIASGRSNRHVGAIADHLLRKLKEAGHGRARVEGLKTCDWVLIDAGDVIVHVFRPEVRQFYDLEKMWSVAPGGAA from the coding sequence GTGACGGACGAGAGCGCCGGCTCGATCGGAACCGAAGCGCTCGAAGAGCTGGTGCTCACAGTGCTCGACGACGACAAGGCTGAAGACGTCGTCTCCATCGATCTGCAGGGCAAATCCTCGGTCACCGACGTGATGGTCATCGCCTCGGGCCGGTCCAACAGGCATGTCGGCGCGATCGCCGACCACCTTCTGCGCAAGCTCAAGGAGGCCGGTCACGGCCGGGCGCGCGTGGAGGGGCTGAAGACCTGCGACTGGGTGCTGATCGACGCCGGCGACGTGATCGTCCACGTCTTCCGGCCCGAGGTGCGCCAGTTCTACGATCTGGAGAAGATGTGGTCGGTCGCCCCGGGCGGCGCGGCCTGA
- a CDS encoding 23S rRNA (pseudouridine(1915)-N(3))-methyltransferase RlmH — MRCEIRAVGRLKSGPERDLVDDWLGRATALGRSHGLGPFTEREFDPRSLKDKAAETEALTADLPAGALVFALDETGRDMTSSAFCEALARARDDGVRDAVFLIGGADGHDRGRLPEGARRLSFGKATWPHMLVRAMLAEQLYRAVSLAAGTPYHREG, encoded by the coding sequence GTGCGCTGTGAGATCCGGGCCGTCGGCCGGCTGAAATCCGGGCCTGAGCGCGACCTCGTCGACGACTGGCTGGGCCGGGCCACAGCGCTCGGCCGTTCCCACGGGCTCGGCCCGTTCACCGAGCGCGAGTTCGACCCTCGATCCCTCAAAGACAAGGCCGCCGAGACCGAGGCGCTGACCGCCGATCTTCCGGCCGGGGCGCTGGTCTTCGCGCTGGACGAGACCGGCCGCGACATGACCTCCTCGGCGTTCTGCGAAGCGCTGGCGCGCGCCCGCGACGACGGGGTGCGCGACGCGGTGTTCCTGATCGGCGGGGCGGACGGGCATGATCGCGGCCGCCTGCCCGAGGGCGCGCGGCGTCTGAGCTTCGGCAAGGCGACCTGGCCGCACATGCTGGTGCGCGCCATGCTCGCCGAACAGCTTTACCGGGCGGTCTCGCTGGCCGCCGGCACGCCCTATCACCGCGAGGGATGA
- a CDS encoding S41 family peptidase, with protein MRMHILASAVFFGLGAATIAVSAEGDDRNRDETFRQLELFGDVLSRIEADYVTEPDKAELIESAIDGMLQALDPHSSYLSPDDFQDMQVSTRGEYGGVGIEVTIRDEMITIVSPIADTPGERAGLESGDRIIAVDGDSMLGADMSEAVDRMRGPEGEPVTLTIAREGVDPFDVTIVRDIIEVVSARWRLEEGDTPYLRITTFNEHTTENVVTGLRDLTEAYGGPLPGLVLDLRSNPGGLLDQSVTVSSLFLDGGEVVSTRGRDPRDTQRYNADPGDMLNGAPIVVLINQGSASASEIVTGALKDRERATVLGMTSFGKGSMQTVVPLRGGRDGALRLTTARYYTPAGVSIQATGILPDIAVSARRIDPDAPSRFTEADLRNALTNETGVEREEIDAQTVEQPPEDWDEERDYQLHRAIEVLQAMMETDQAALER; from the coding sequence ATGCGCATGCACATCCTGGCCTCCGCCGTCTTCTTCGGCCTCGGCGCCGCGACGATCGCAGTCTCCGCCGAGGGCGACGACCGCAATCGCGACGAGACCTTCCGCCAGCTCGAACTGTTCGGGGACGTGCTCTCGCGCATCGAAGCCGATTACGTGACCGAGCCGGACAAGGCGGAGCTGATCGAAAGCGCCATCGACGGCATGCTGCAGGCGCTCGACCCGCATTCGAGCTATCTCAGCCCGGACGACTTCCAGGACATGCAGGTCTCCACCCGCGGCGAGTACGGCGGGGTCGGCATCGAGGTCACCATTCGCGACGAGATGATCACCATCGTCTCTCCGATCGCCGACACGCCGGGCGAGCGCGCCGGTCTGGAATCGGGCGACCGGATCATCGCCGTGGACGGGGACTCCATGCTCGGCGCGGACATGAGCGAAGCGGTCGACCGCATGCGCGGCCCTGAAGGCGAGCCGGTGACGCTGACCATCGCGCGCGAGGGCGTCGATCCGTTCGACGTCACCATCGTGCGCGACATAATCGAGGTAGTGAGCGCGCGCTGGCGGCTCGAGGAGGGCGACACGCCCTATCTGCGCATCACGACCTTCAACGAGCACACGACCGAGAACGTGGTCACCGGCCTGCGCGATCTGACCGAAGCCTATGGCGGGCCGCTGCCGGGCCTGGTGCTTGATCTGCGCTCCAATCCGGGCGGGCTTCTGGACCAGTCGGTGACGGTGTCGAGCCTGTTTCTCGACGGCGGCGAGGTGGTCTCCACCCGCGGCCGCGATCCGCGCGACACCCAGCGCTACAACGCCGATCCGGGCGACATGCTGAACGGCGCGCCGATCGTGGTGCTGATCAATCAGGGCTCGGCCAGCGCGTCGGAAATCGTCACCGGCGCCCTGAAAGACCGCGAGCGGGCGACCGTTCTGGGCATGACCAGCTTCGGCAAGGGCTCGATGCAGACCGTGGTGCCGCTCCGCGGGGGCCGAGACGGCGCGCTGCGCCTGACCACGGCGCGGTATTACACGCCCGCCGGCGTCTCCATCCAGGCCACCGGCATCCTGCCCGACATCGCGGTGTCTGCGCGCCGGATCGATCCTGACGCGCCCTCGCGCTTCACCGAGGCCGATCTGAGGAACGCGCTGACCAACGAGACCGGCGTCGAGCGCGAGGAGATCGACGCGCAGACGGTCGAGCAGCCGCCCGAGGACTGGGACGAGGAGCGCGACTATCAGCTGCACCGCGCCATCGAGGTGCTGCAGGCGATGATGGAGACCGACCAGGCCGCGCTGGAGCGCTGA
- a CDS encoding type II toxin-antitoxin system RelE/ParE family toxin, producing MPTREVEISQAAERDLEAIFRYTRERWGEAQAVSYIEALNEGFDGIAETPGLGRDRSEEIEGGRSRILARHVVFYTFTRERAVIIRVLHPAQDPRTLLGPGPDG from the coding sequence ATGCCGACGCGTGAAGTCGAAATATCGCAGGCCGCCGAGCGCGACCTCGAGGCGATCTTCCGCTACACGCGCGAGCGTTGGGGGGAGGCGCAGGCGGTCTCATACATCGAAGCGCTCAACGAAGGCTTCGACGGTATCGCCGAGACGCCGGGGCTGGGTCGCGACCGGTCTGAGGAGATCGAGGGCGGGCGCAGCCGTATCCTGGCCAGGCACGTGGTATTCTACACGTTCACCCGCGAGCGGGCTGTCATCATCCGCGTGCTCCACCCGGCGCAGGATCCGCGGACGCTGCTCGGGCCGGGACCGGACGGCTGA
- a CDS encoding peptidoglycan DD-metalloendopeptidase family protein, with protein sequence MLAALIAASLAFQEPPPDPEAAEALREEAETLREAARARELAAEAASAEIARLQRRLVEAADRVRAREAEAEAAAAETARLEAEEDALVARLAAEREGLARVLAALQRIEQADPPALAVTPEDAVEAARAAALLARIAPELDARAAAVRDRLEELRRLRERLGDQAERLAQAREALATTRQEVTALVEERRAAEIALRAEADELSRRAAEIAAQAEDLDSLIAEIRRYAEATPRLAPRPEPAAVPDDGVPVPRVRPEPVAAGTLVDAAPLTGPAETLRFADMRGRLGPPVRGRLTIAADERGPDGAVRDGVWFETASRANVSAPFDGVVVYAGPFQSFEGVLMINTPDGYTLILAGLGLVYASEGQSLLAGEPVGVMPDRENPPPMLYLEIRRSSNAADDPELWLRPEFRKG encoded by the coding sequence ATGCTCGCCGCTCTCATCGCCGCCAGCCTCGCCTTTCAGGAGCCGCCGCCCGATCCCGAGGCGGCCGAAGCCCTGCGCGAGGAGGCCGAGACGTTGCGCGAAGCCGCGCGCGCCCGCGAACTCGCCGCCGAGGCGGCGAGCGCGGAGATAGCCAGGCTGCAGCGCCGGCTCGTCGAAGCCGCGGACCGGGTCCGCGCCCGCGAAGCCGAAGCCGAGGCGGCGGCCGCGGAGACCGCGCGCCTGGAAGCCGAAGAAGACGCGCTAGTCGCCCGCCTGGCGGCGGAGCGCGAAGGGCTCGCCCGCGTACTCGCCGCGCTTCAGCGCATCGAACAGGCCGACCCGCCTGCGCTGGCGGTCACCCCTGAAGACGCGGTGGAAGCCGCCCGCGCAGCTGCGCTTCTCGCGCGCATCGCGCCCGAGCTCGACGCGCGCGCGGCTGCGGTTCGCGACCGCCTCGAAGAGCTTCGCCGCCTGCGTGAGCGGCTGGGCGATCAGGCCGAGCGGCTGGCCCAGGCGCGCGAAGCGCTCGCCACGACCCGGCAGGAGGTCACCGCGCTGGTCGAGGAGCGCCGCGCCGCCGAGATCGCGCTTCGGGCCGAAGCCGACGAGCTGTCGCGCCGCGCCGCTGAGATCGCCGCGCAGGCTGAAGACCTCGACAGCCTGATCGCGGAGATCCGCCGCTACGCCGAAGCCACGCCGCGCCTCGCGCCGCGGCCCGAACCCGCCGCCGTTCCCGATGACGGCGTGCCGGTTCCCCGCGTCAGGCCTGAACCGGTCGCAGCCGGAACGCTGGTCGACGCCGCGCCGTTGACCGGCCCGGCCGAGACGCTGCGCTTTGCGGACATGCGCGGCCGGCTCGGCCCGCCCGTGCGCGGGCGGCTGACAATCGCCGCCGACGAGCGCGGTCCTGACGGCGCGGTTCGCGACGGGGTCTGGTTCGAGACCGCCTCGCGGGCGAACGTCAGCGCGCCGTTCGACGGCGTGGTGGTCTACGCCGGCCCGTTCCAGAGCTTCGAAGGCGTGTTGATGATCAACACCCCTGACGGATACACTCTCATTCTCGCGGGGTTGGGACTGGTGTACGCTTCTGAAGGGCAGAGCCTTCTGGCCGGCGAACCGGTCGGAGTCATGCCCGACCGTGAAAACCCGCCGCCGATGCTCTATCTGGAGATCAGACGCAGCTCGAACGCGGCAGACGACCCGGAGCTCTGGCTCCGGCCCGAATTTCGCAAGGGGTGA
- a CDS encoding divergent polysaccharide deacetylase family protein gives MPGEPRDSSPLRNPALAGLAAAVLLAGGVGVLAFIAGGEPDPVTAAADIARTAPETSASTELAEADPFADAPVDGVTLPGVEDTETALAAAPVAAPRRPQAPPAPVSGLYEPGPGGPLPVIAADGRRPDQVYAKPFDGVAEAPTIAVVVGGLGLSEPLTRRAIEALPSEVTLSFAAYSENLQTLIDLARADGHEVLIELPMEPFDYPNNDPGPQTLLLDAAAEENRRRLMTLLSRAAGYAGTANYLGARLGASEPAMTWLFTELEARGLTMIHDGAGRRGVIDGAAGAAGARVAIADRVLDSDPDPSAIDARLLELEALALQNGTSLGSGFAYPATVETVASWAEGLAARGYQLAPASYLVTARRNRAAADAET, from the coding sequence ATGCCTGGCGAACCGCGCGACAGCTCTCCCTTGCGCAATCCGGCCCTGGCCGGGCTGGCCGCCGCCGTGCTGCTGGCCGGCGGGGTGGGCGTGCTGGCCTTCATCGCAGGCGGCGAACCCGATCCGGTCACCGCCGCCGCAGACATCGCCCGCACCGCGCCTGAAACGTCCGCCTCCACCGAGCTGGCGGAGGCCGATCCCTTCGCCGACGCGCCGGTGGACGGCGTCACACTGCCCGGCGTGGAGGACACCGAGACCGCGCTCGCCGCAGCGCCCGTGGCCGCGCCGCGCCGGCCCCAGGCCCCGCCTGCGCCGGTGAGCGGGCTTTACGAGCCCGGCCCCGGCGGCCCGCTGCCCGTGATCGCCGCTGACGGCCGCCGGCCCGACCAGGTCTACGCCAAGCCCTTCGACGGGGTCGCCGAGGCGCCGACCATCGCGGTGGTCGTCGGCGGGCTGGGCCTGTCCGAACCGCTGACCCGGCGCGCCATCGAGGCGCTGCCTTCGGAAGTCACGCTGAGCTTCGCGGCCTATTCGGAAAACCTGCAGACGCTGATCGATCTGGCGCGCGCGGACGGCCATGAAGTGCTGATCGAACTGCCCATGGAGCCGTTCGACTATCCCAACAACGATCCCGGCCCGCAGACCCTGTTGCTGGACGCTGCGGCCGAAGAGAACCGCCGCCGGCTGATGACGCTGCTGTCGCGGGCGGCCGGATATGCGGGCACGGCGAATTATCTGGGCGCGCGCCTGGGCGCGTCGGAGCCCGCGATGACCTGGCTCTTCACCGAGCTCGAAGCGCGCGGGCTGACCATGATCCATGACGGCGCGGGCCGGCGCGGCGTGATCGACGGCGCGGCCGGGGCCGCCGGCGCGCGGGTCGCGATCGCCGACCGGGTGCTCGATTCAGATCCCGATCCGTCCGCGATCGACGCGCGCCTTCTGGAGCTTGAAGCGCTCGCCCTGCAGAACGGCACGTCGCTGGGCTCGGGCTTCGCCTATCCCGCCACGGTGGAGACCGTCGCAAGCTGGGCCGAGGGGCTGGCCGCCCGCGGCTATCAGCTGGCGCCGGCGAGCTATCTCGTGACGGCGCGCCGCAACCGCGCCGCCGCCGACGCGGAGACATGA
- a CDS encoding GNAT family N-acetyltransferase translates to MKDQIEAFAPPDAAQAITTDRLVLRPLEIADAGWVGRESGRPEVAGKLALVPSPNPALFAEMFILAARARALNAGDLVSAIVARETGAPLGVIGASARGEGRFGFGYWLAPSAWGKGYATEAGRAMVAALTARGARTLKAGWFTDNPASARVLEKLGFVHNGEDEPQFCTAALSKRPHRGMTLEIGPKTV, encoded by the coding sequence ATGAAGGACCAGATCGAGGCGTTCGCGCCTCCCGACGCCGCGCAGGCGATCACGACGGACCGGCTCGTCCTGCGCCCGCTCGAGATCGCCGACGCGGGATGGGTGGGCCGTGAAAGCGGCCGGCCCGAGGTCGCAGGCAAGCTCGCCCTCGTGCCCAGCCCCAACCCGGCCCTGTTCGCGGAGATGTTCATCCTCGCCGCGCGGGCCCGGGCGCTGAACGCCGGCGATCTCGTGAGCGCGATCGTCGCGCGCGAGACCGGCGCGCCGCTCGGCGTGATCGGGGCGAGCGCGCGCGGCGAGGGCCGGTTCGGCTTCGGCTACTGGCTCGCGCCGTCGGCTTGGGGGAAGGGCTACGCGACCGAAGCCGGCCGTGCGATGGTGGCGGCGCTGACCGCGCGCGGCGCGCGGACGCTGAAGGCGGGCTGGTTCACCGACAACCCTGCCTCGGCGCGCGTTCTGGAAAAGCTCGGCTTCGTTCACAATGGCGAGGACGAGCCGCAGTTTTGCACCGCCGCGCTCAGCAAGCGGCCCCATCGCGGCATGACGCTCGAAATCGGGCCGAAGACCGTATAA
- a CDS encoding nicotinate-nucleotide adenylyltransferase has protein sequence MSFPGKPAFKSETLAPGMRVGLYGGSFDPPHAGHVHVARTAMKRLGLHRVWWLASPANPFKACPPAPLDERLKWIEDAVPEPRMVASGFEARLPSSRTVDVIAALQARFPRVRFYWVMGADGLLELHRWKGWGEIAARVPICVVSRPGASVRARLSPAARRLAPFRVPPSRAGALGAGPPGWTYLTERLHAHASRDLRRPA, from the coding sequence GTGAGTTTTCCCGGCAAACCCGCCTTCAAGTCCGAAACGCTCGCGCCGGGCATGCGCGTGGGGCTCTATGGCGGGTCGTTCGATCCGCCCCATGCCGGCCATGTGCATGTCGCGCGAACGGCGATGAAGCGGCTGGGCCTTCACCGGGTGTGGTGGCTCGCAAGCCCCGCCAACCCGTTCAAGGCCTGCCCGCCCGCGCCTCTGGACGAGCGCCTTAAATGGATCGAGGACGCCGTGCCCGAGCCGCGCATGGTCGCCTCGGGCTTCGAGGCGCGCCTGCCGTCCTCACGCACCGTCGACGTGATCGCCGCGCTCCAGGCGCGGTTCCCGCGGGTGCGGTTTTACTGGGTGATGGGCGCGGACGGGCTATTGGAGCTTCATCGCTGGAAGGGCTGGGGCGAGATCGCCGCGCGGGTGCCGATCTGCGTGGTCTCGCGGCCCGGCGCGTCGGTGAGGGCGCGCCTGTCGCCGGCCGCGCGCCGGCTCGCGCCCTTCCGCGTGCCGCCCTCTCGGGCCGGCGCGCTCGGGGCCGGGCCGCCGGGGTGGACATATCTGACCGAGCGGTTACATGCTCACGCCTCGCGCGACCTTCGCCGACCCGCCTGA
- a CDS encoding type II toxin-antitoxin system ParD family antitoxin has protein sequence MHVSLTERLEAWVREKVESGLYNNASEVVREALRAKMLAEMSEAEKLEILKAELEKGMADVRAGRTRKWDKDAFLAEMRADADA, from the coding sequence ATGCACGTGTCCCTCACCGAACGCCTGGAAGCCTGGGTCCGCGAGAAGGTCGAAAGCGGGCTCTACAACAACGCCAGCGAAGTCGTCCGCGAAGCCCTGCGCGCCAAGATGCTCGCGGAAATGAGCGAGGCGGAGAAGCTGGAGATCCTCAAGGCCGAGCTCGAGAAGGGCATGGCCGACGTGCGCGCGGGGCGGACGCGGAAATGGGACAAGGACGCCTTCCTCGCCGAGATGCGGGCCGATGCCGACGCGTGA
- the rpmA gene encoding 50S ribosomal protein L27: MAHKKAGGSSRNGRDSEGRRLGLKKAGGQHVIPGNIIVRQRGTKYYPGDNVGMGKDHTLFALTEGRVVFRKKKDDKTFVNVAPLAEAAE; the protein is encoded by the coding sequence ATGGCTCACAAAAAAGCAGGCGGTTCGTCGCGCAACGGCCGCGACAGTGAAGGCCGGCGTCTCGGCCTGAAGAAGGCCGGCGGCCAGCACGTCATTCCGGGCAACATCATCGTGCGCCAGCGCGGCACGAAGTATTATCCGGGCGACAATGTCGGCATGGGCAAGGACCACACCCTGTTCGCCCTGACCGAGGGCCGCGTCGTGTTCCGCAAGAAGAAAGACGACAAGACCTTCGTCAACGTCGCCCCGCTCGCCGAGGCGGCCGAATAG
- the egtD gene encoding L-histidine N(alpha)-methyltransferase: protein MLTPRATFADPPEPAAAATDPSDPGHPMTDTAEPGEGALAFFEDMHPHAADFRADVLAGLSRPQKLLHAKYFYDKTGSEIFDRITEAPEYYVMRTELALLDRIGPELRGIAGPGAVVLEPGAGSSLKIRKLLDALDRPAAYVGMDISGEHVREACADIARDYPELPVGAVCHDFTRPLDPGALPIPDGRRVVFFPGSTIGNFELIDALALLKTLRGWLRPGDGILIGADLRKSRETLEAAYDDAGRATADFNYNLVDRINAELDGDIDKSALTYRAFWNPYRSRVEMYLQATKDFDFTVAGKRFTIREHETIHTENSHKFTVSTFQDLAVAAGLKPAHVWVHEDVPFSIHWLEYAVEA, encoded by the coding sequence ATGCTCACGCCTCGCGCGACCTTCGCCGACCCGCCTGAGCCCGCAGCCGCAGCGACCGATCCGAGCGATCCTGGACATCCGATGACCGACACCGCCGAGCCGGGGGAGGGCGCGCTCGCCTTCTTCGAGGACATGCACCCGCACGCCGCCGATTTCCGCGCCGACGTGCTGGCCGGGCTGTCGCGGCCGCAGAAGCTGCTGCACGCGAAGTATTTCTACGACAAGACGGGTTCGGAGATCTTCGACCGGATCACCGAAGCGCCGGAATACTACGTGATGCGCACCGAGCTCGCTCTCCTCGACCGGATCGGGCCCGAGCTGCGCGGCATCGCCGGGCCGGGCGCGGTGGTGCTCGAACCGGGGGCGGGTTCGAGCCTGAAGATCAGAAAACTGCTCGACGCGCTCGACCGCCCCGCCGCCTATGTCGGCATGGACATTTCCGGCGAGCATGTGCGCGAGGCCTGCGCCGACATCGCGCGGGACTATCCCGAGCTGCCCGTCGGCGCGGTGTGCCACGACTTCACCCGCCCGCTCGATCCCGGCGCGCTGCCGATTCCCGACGGCCGCCGCGTGGTCTTCTTCCCCGGCTCGACCATCGGCAATTTCGAGCTGATCGACGCGCTGGCGCTTCTGAAGACGCTGCGCGGCTGGCTGCGCCCCGGCGACGGCATCCTGATCGGCGCGGATCTGAGGAAAAGCCGCGAGACGCTCGAAGCGGCGTATGACGACGCGGGCCGGGCGACGGCGGACTTCAACTACAATCTCGTGGACCGGATCAACGCCGAACTCGACGGCGATATCGACAAGTCCGCGCTGACCTACCGCGCGTTCTGGAACCCCTACCGGTCGCGCGTGGAGATGTATCTGCAGGCGACGAAGGACTTCGATTTCACCGTCGCCGGCAAGCGGTTCACCATCCGCGAGCACGAGACGATCCACACCGAGAACTCGCACAAATTCACCGTCAGCACGTTTCAGGACCTTGCGGTTGCGGCCGGGCTGAAGCCCGCCCATGTATGGGTTCACGAGGACGTGCCCTTCTCCATTCACTGGCTCGAATACGCCGTCGAAGCGTGA